From Stenotrophomonas sp. SAU14A_NAIMI4_8:
ATGCTGGAGGTGCTGGCCTGGATCTGGCCGACGATCTGGGTCAGCTGGGCAACGGTGCTGTTGGCATCGTCGCGCATGCGGGCGAACACGCCCTGGTAGTCACCGTGCATGCGGGTGGTCAGGTCGCCTTCGGCGATGGCCGACAGCAGCTGCGAGAGCTTGCCCAGGTTGTCATCGCTGACCGCCATCATGGCGTTGAGGTTTTCCAGCATCACGCGGAAATCGTGATTGAAGCGCTGGGCATCGCCACGCTGGCTGAAATCACCGGCGGCGGCGGCGGCGGCCAACTGCTTGATTTCGGCGTTGATGCGGCCCAGGTTGGCCTTGACCGTATCGACGGTGGTGGTCATGGCGGCCTTTTCGCCCGGATAGCGCGCCACGTCGCGGCTGAGGTCGCCCACGGCGTACTGCTGCACCACGTCCAGCACATCGTGCAGGGTCTGCACGTGGCTGCCGACCAGGGTGTTGGTTTCCTGCACCATCAGGCCGTACTCGCCGGGGAAGGCGGCGGCGTCGATGCGGTAGCTGAGTTCACCGCCATCGTGGCGGCGGGCCATTTCGCGCTGGGCGGTGATGACCGCGTGCAGCTGTTGCTGCATGCGCGACATCGATTCGAGCAGGCGGCCCGGTTCGTCGTGCGGCTGCGGGCCAATGTGGCTGTCCAGCTTGCCGCGCGCAATGCCTTCGGCCACCGCGGTGGCCTGCTTCAGCGGCACGGCGATGCGGTTGCCGATGATCCAGCTCAGGCCCAGCACGATCAGCACCATCAGGCCACCGGACAGCGCCATGATGCCGGTGAAGGCCCAGGCGTCGCTCTGCACGTCGTCCATGTAGACGCCGGTGGTCACCACCCACTTCCACGGTTCGTACATGCCGGCGTAGGTGATCTTGTCGATCAGGCCTTCCTTGCCGGGCTTGGTGGTCTGGTAGTAGGTGTAGCCGCCGCCGAGGCGGGCCATGCCGACCTGCAGGTAGTAGATCGGCACGCCGTCATCGGAGGTGTAATCCTTCTGCACGGTGCCCACGCGCTTGGGCGCGAACGGGTGCATCAGCACGCGGTACTGGGTGTCCAGCACGTTGTAGTAGTCGGCATCGTTGTTGGCGCGCATGACTTCCAGCGCCTGCAGCGCGGCGGCCTTGGCGGCTGCCTCGGTCAGTTCGCCGGTGCCGGCCAGGCGCTTGTAGTGGTCCAGCACGCCGTAGGTCAGTTCGACCTGGGTGCGCAGGGCGTCCTTGCGCGTTTCGGTCAGGTCCAGGTACTGCATGCGGGCGGCGATCACCGACAGTGCAATCACGCCGATCGCGATCATCAGCGTGAGCAGGTTGAGCTTGCGCCGGACGGAGAGGTTGCTGAAGTAGTGTTGCCAGCGATGCAGGAGGTTCATGAAGCGGGACCAGGTCGAGACGGGCGGGCGGCGCCAGTACCGGTTACGGCGCGACCGGCCGTGACACAACGGTTATCGGCCGGGGGCGGGGAGATTTGAGGGTGGCGCTATGAGCGCATTCAGGTTCCCTTGCAGCGGCGGCTGCTTCGCTGCCTGCGGCAGGCTTTTGTAGCAACTGCAACAGCAACAGCAACAGCGGTTGGTCGGCTGTTTGTTG
This genomic window contains:
- a CDS encoding methyl-accepting chemotaxis protein, which encodes MNLLHRWQHYFSNLSVRRKLNLLTLMIAIGVIALSVIAARMQYLDLTETRKDALRTQVELTYGVLDHYKRLAGTGELTEAAAKAAALQALEVMRANNDADYYNVLDTQYRVLMHPFAPKRVGTVQKDYTSDDGVPIYYLQVGMARLGGGYTYYQTTKPGKEGLIDKITYAGMYEPWKWVVTTGVYMDDVQSDAWAFTGIMALSGGLMVLIVLGLSWIIGNRIAVPLKQATAVAEGIARGKLDSHIGPQPHDEPGRLLESMSRMQQQLHAVITAQREMARRHDGGELSYRIDAAAFPGEYGLMVQETNTLVGSHVQTLHDVLDVVQQYAVGDLSRDVARYPGEKAAMTTTVDTVKANLGRINAEIKQLAAAAAAGDFSQRGDAQRFNHDFRVMLENLNAMMAVSDDNLGKLSQLLSAIAEGDLTTRMHGDYQGVFARMRDDANSTVAQLTQIVGQIQASTSSITLAAGEIASGNSDLSRRTEQQAANLEETAASMEELTSTVRQNAEHARQANQLAIGAHGVASQGGEVVGQVVTTMSAIEASSKKIAEIISVIDGIAFQTNILALNAAVEAARAGEQGRGFAVVASEVRTLAQRSAAAAKEIKGLIDDSVGKVNEGSALVHQAGATMGEIVASVQRVTDIMAEISAASQEQSAGIEQVNQTVVQMDETTQQNAALVEEATAAARAMEDQAAQLADAVAIFRLDNQVSAAVKAVAARVAPPAHAIVRAPARPQAVRTAAPRTPSSPVASSDGDWQEF